The Delphinus delphis chromosome 2, mDelDel1.2, whole genome shotgun sequence genome segment TTCTCCCTGCCATCAGAGTGAAGAAGggattttctccattattttcccagaggtttttgtttgtttgctttgtttgctgttttcattatagaaaatgaGGGCAACTGGATCAGAGATTTTTTTGCGCGTTTAAGTAATTACATGCTTCTGGTTCTGCATGTCCCTGGCTCAGCTGCCACCTGTTCTCAAGCAGTTCGGTCTCATTTTGCTTATGACTGGCCTTTTTTAAGGTAACACTTGGATTCTATCTTGGGGATCAAAACCTTGAGAAATGTTTTAAGTGGCTGTGGCTTCATTGACAATGGAATTGCAGTGGGTGGGCGTGGGCAATGCTTAAAGACTAAATAAAGGCTCTTGGTAAGAGCACATATGCCGAGAGATatttcatcttccttctttccatagCAACTTTATCTGTAAGATTAAGCATTCTCCTGGTGGTATAGTTAATAAAATATCTCGGCTCTGGTTCAGAGCTGTTTGTTTGCCATTACTGGAACCTGTTTACTTCCATCTGTTTCgtcatttgatttttgtttccttctgtctTCCCAGGTGGCATTGGTAGGGTGGTCAACGGAGCCTTCATGGTGCTGAAAGGGCATCGGTCTATTGTGAACCAGGTCCGATTTAACCCCCACACCTACATGATCTGCTCTTCTGGTGTAGAAAAGATCATCAAGGTGAGGCACCTTACCCTCTTGTCCTTTTAGAGAAATTATTGCAATTCGTAAATGGAAAAAACTAAATGTATATAGGACCTCATAGCTAAACATACCGAAGGTCTATCAGAATTCTCAATTATTTTGACATATTATAAAATACGGAAAAATTGATGTTAAAGAGGGTGGTTTTAAAACCCTCCTTTCAgggccatttttaaaaataatcactagATTTTGAAACTAGATACTACCTGTATGCCACTACATTTCCATGGTCTCTGATCTGGAGTCTGATGAATTCTGCTTTCCAAACCCCATCTGGTGGTAAAGAAGCTATCATCCCCAGAGTTACTCTGTGTGCACTTTTCCTTAATTGCTGTCCTCATAACTAAGTGACTACCGGAACCATAGCTAACTTGTCTCAGGACATATCAAAATATTACAACCACATGCATATCAACCACTGCATGTGGTTGTGATTGAGGCTAAACACTTGCATCAACTGCACATTGACTGAATGAACTTAACTCTGCCAAGGAATATTTTTAGAGCTTGCAACTGAGAGACCCAGCCTGGCCTGCGTCCACGGAAGGATGGCCCGCTGCCCATCACTCACATTCCAGTCGCTAGTAACCCTTTTCCACATCTGAGAAAATGAGGGTTCAGGGCAAAGGACGAATTCTTGAGGACCCTGTGATAACTTGACTATTAAATAAGGATAGATgatctccccccctccccagcaaaacataaaactcctcttttttttcccccaaaatgacaTTGAAAACCTGAGGGAAGTTTCAggggaaaagtaaaaattgatTTGTAACAAATtggtagttttcattttctttcattctttaaaaaaacccagaaaactataCAACTTGTATCTGAGGCAGAGGAAGCTATCAAAAATGTAATGTTGGAGTATGggtcaatatttttatttgtccttaTTCCAACTTCCTTTATTCAGGTTTTATTGGTCCTGTGGATCAGGGCTGACTTTCAAGATTGCATACATTTATTTACCCATAAATAAACAGGGCTAGAACAGGACCTCTAGATCATTTTTACTGACTTTTCCTTTTGTAGATGATGAGGTTTAAATTGTAAATTTACTGTCTGGGGTTAATTATACAGCTAATTAGTGGTAAGGCTAGCATAGAGCCCTGTTCTTTGTTCTCCCTGGTATACTGCCACATTTACCATGCTAGCGGGAAGACAGCAGGCAGCCTGATGCCCCTGCTGGGTTTGATCATCTCAGTAGTCCTTCACTTGGGCAGTCATTGAATTGCCCCTGTCCCTTGCAttgttttcccttctcctttagCCTGTGACTCATGGGTTGGCACAGTAGCATGTCCTCTCTAGGCCCATTGACATCATTCTCTCAGGGAGCTCTGCTTGAGCATCTCCTTTAGAACAGAGATTCCTGCTTGGCTGTACACTCTGGGATGCTTCTGTGCTAAGTCTCCCCGATTATTGTTTAGTCAACCGGAGTCCTTACCCGAAAGGTCATAGGTTGGAACCTAGCCAAGTTctcagagaagaaggagaagaaaatattttctctgtgaaaataTTCAGACTAAACTATGGAGCTCACTGCTTTCAGGTTCCAGTGAGGTCTGAACATTGCCTCAGCAGTAGGCATGTTTAGCCAATTAAAACCTTAAGTCAGTACAGTTAGTACCCTTGGGCAGCCCTTCGAGTCTGTCTCCCATCTGTCAAGTGAGGGCGCTAACAGTGACTTGACACCTAAGAGTGCCTTGTAAGTTACCTGTGCCTGACAATTTCTGACTATTTTAATAAAAGTCACTTTCTTGTTTGCTGTTTCTGAGAGGATCAATGGCTCAAAGACCATCATTCCACCATATTCTAGTCCAGcctgcttttctctctccacctctctctctaCTCACTCCACCTTCCCCCTGACTTGTCCTTTGCTGATGCCTTTCTGGCCTGGAGGAGAAGAGTCCCTATTGTCAGGGCCAGCCTCTTCTCACCCATAACAGGTCTTCTATCCCCTTGAATTGCCCACACTTAGCAGAAAAAAGGGGGTTCATTTTGTAGTTAAACATAAGAGATAGCAAGATGGAGCAAATGCtggcatttttttcctcaaagaccAATATTCATTTACTCACCCTGTATTTGTGAACCATACCTACTGTCTGCaatttgtgccaggccctgtgaggaacacaaagaaagaaagataatgcAGGTCCCCATGGGAATTGGTGACCCAGTAGGAGAGACAAGAAATAAAGgtaatgaaaaatgcaataagTACATAAGAGATAGAAACAGtgctgtgtggggagggggaaatttttttccccatctgggGTAATCTCAGTGTAGGTAATACTTGAACTAGATTTTGAAGGAAAAAGcctgcaaaagaaaagaaaggagtaaGATGGGAGGACCATTCTAAGCAGAGAGAATGGACATTTAATTATTTCActgaatcaataaatatttattgatcacctactgCATTCCAGGCAGTGTGTTCATGAATAAATGCTCAGAAGCAGCAAAGTGTAGGACCAGTTTAGAAAATGATCATTTGGCCAAAGTAAAGAGCACAGAAAGGGAGGGCTGAGATGTAAGGCAGGGATGGTAGGCCAGAGGTGGGCCCAGGAAGTCTTGGAATCCGGAGTAGAGAGTGTGGAGCATCCCTGAATAACAGCTTAAGTCTCTATCTGTGTAGTTTTTCTTGGTAGGTGGGCAAATGTCTAAATTTAGTGTGATAGCACAAAGAGAGAAGAGGGCTTAAAGATGCTACATCAAGCATGTCATGGTCACCTGTGTAGATCAGAACACTTGTTACTTAAATTGCTTTCCATTTCGATGATGCTTTGAATAAGAATTGAACTGCATCCTTTTCCTCAGCAGCCTCTTGTGCTAAACTTTTCACTGGGCTTGAAGAGAAAGCTGATCATCCCTCCTGCTTTTCTCATGAACTTTGCCCCCCCATGAAGAGAAACATCTAGCCACACTTAACATGCAACagaaagttgtgttttcattgcttcTCTTCTGAGTTGTTGACTTTCAGTGTAAGAAAGATAACAATTTCACAAATGTTTGAAATTGATATTTTAGGGATGAGGAAGGACTAACATAATCGGGATGGTCAGTGCTTCTGCTGTTCAAAAGTCTCTTTGAGGATGAGTCTCAGACCTTCTAGTTGAGGTATTCAGTTGCCAAACGAAGGAGGAAGCACCACAGTTATTGGTGCTTTGGTATACGTTATATCATTTTACCATTCTCATTTCTACAGTTGAGAAAGAGGTTTCCAGGATGAAGTCATTTGCTCTGGGCCATGTGAAGTGTTGAGGCTCGGGTTCCTACCTGTTCTACTAGTTCCCACAGCTCTGTGCGGCAAGTCCCTTGAGGACTGAAGACTGGCCGTCTGGGATaggggttttgttttgctctgaATCTTAGGATTGCATGAGACCCATCTAATTTCACTGTTTAGATAAGGAAGCTGAGCTTCACCCACGGTCACCAGCGAACTAGAGCTGTGTGGGAACCCACATTCAAGACTCTTGCCTCCTGATCCAGCGTTTTGTTCCATTACTCCAAGCTTCAGGAATGAAAGTCTACCTCAGCTTAATACATTCCAGAGCGCATATAAATGCCAACTTTCagtattttgattttcattcctgAAGTGAAGATATAGGAGGCTGGGTAGTAGATTAAAATCTAGGCTTGTTGGATAGTTGGGCCAGCAAGAATCTCACCATTAACATTTTGTGATTCTGTTAAATTCTAAGTTTCTGGGAAGTACATATAGATTTCATATTATGCAACATGGTTagtaacattttccatttttaaactggggGAGTGAGAACTTTAGCCCAGAATATAGACTAAGACCCCAAAACACCCTAAAGGCTTTGCCTGTTGGACCcctcagtctctctcttttttaattaattaattatttggctgtgctgagtcttagttgcagcaggcgggatctttgttcccacatgcgggatccttagttgcggcatgtgaactcttagttgcagcatgtgggatctaggtccctgaccagggatcaaacccaggccccctgcattgggagcatggagttttagccactggaccaccagggaagtcccccccaccTCAGTTTTTTTCTAAGCCACCAAACTTTTATTCCCAGAGACATCTGTTTGCAGAGATAGTCATTTACAGCTTGGGCCATTGCTGAAGGCCAGGTCTAAATGTTTCCCGAAAATTGAGTCTCACAAAGAATTTGAGAATTGCTTCAGGCTAAGCCTTTATTTTCTGCTACTTATTGTATGCAAACTATATTCCAGTGTTTCTTAAAAGTTGGTCCCCCCACTTACCCCTTGAGTGCTAATTAAAAGTGCAGACCCCTGGTAACCTACCCatgacttactgaatcagaatctctaaggGTGGGGCTCAGgagtcagctttttttttttaagataaaacaccttgatttatttatttatttatttatttatttttggctgcgttgggtcttcattgctgcgtgtagGCTtcctctacttgcggcgagcaagTGCTACTGTTCGTTGTAGTGctcgggcttctcgttgcggtggcttctcttcgttgtggagcacgggctctaggcgcgcgggcttcagtagttgtggatcgcaggctctagagcacaggctcagtacttgtggcacacgggcatagttgctccatggtgggatcttcccagaccagggatcaaacccatgtcccctgcattggcaggcagattcttaactactgcgccaccaggcaagtcccaggaGTCAGCATTTTAATTATTCTTCAGGTAATTCACGTGCAtgccaaagtttgagaaccactgccttaaaaCTCCCCTGGGTAAGATTATGAAGCTGGAGATGGGAGAACGCCTGAGGAGTTGTGGGCAGGGAACAAAGTTGAAGGAGGAATGAATCTGAGTTGGGAACTGGTGAAGACACTTAGCCTAGAAGATTTCTTCAGCCCCTCTTGAACTGGGGATCCTCCAAAGAAACACTGTCTCCCAGGAGATCAAAGTAAATCACGGAAGGAAAGGGCCTCGGGAACAGGGCTTACAAGAAGGCGAATTTGTCCTTGGACAGCTTTGCCGAAACAAAGCCATTGTCTTGATAGGGGATGAGGAGCCACTGTTTTCTGGGTTGGGTGCTATCTAAATATAGACACCAGCCTGTCAAGGCAAGAAAATCATCTGGAATTTCATCTGAGTTGCCATGACTACCAGCTGATGTAACTGAGCTTCTCTGTGCTGCTCTGGACCAGTCTGGCAATCAGGTGAAGCTCATCGTTCTCATTTGCAGTGACAGCTTAATTATCTTGGATATCGTTTTTACATAACTTATTCAACTTGTAAAGTTGGGCTTTTGCATTCAGACAGACCTTAGTTTGAATCCTTTTGGCTATGCGCCCATGTCTCTGACCATGGAGTGGAAGGGTATTAAGGGATGGGTCTGTGGTCTTGGAAGGTGTGTCCTACCTATTCCTGCAGCTAACAGAAGAGTTGGGGAGCAAGCCAGCAGCTCCCTGGTTAAGAGAACCCAGATTCCTGGGTAACTGATGCCTGCACGTCCAAGAGGGAACTGCAGTGTAGGCAGCTGGCTATTCTTATCAAGCTCCAGTAAGCAATTCCCATtagtttaaaatagaaatgttgCAGTTGGGGAGAAGTAGAGTTATAGGCTGAAATATTAACTGTCGCAGAGGACTGACTGCTGGGTCTCTTTTCACTTTGGAAAAGTGGTACCTCTCCAGTCTTCTGAGAGTTTTGAACACATTGGCCAATCTTCAAGTcatcctctgtgctctgagaTTATGAAGGGGGTTATTGTAGTTTCCAAGCTACTAATAGAGGAAGCTAAAGGGAAGAGGGGTAGTGGCAGACAGGGTGTGTGTTTATCCTGGGCCTAGAGACAGGACTTGGGTCTCCTGAAACTAGGCTAATGCTGTGTCCTAGACCATGCTTTGTCCCACATTTGAATCTGGAAGCTTCCATTTTCATATGTGGCCCACATAATCCAGTctggattatatttttaaagttggttAGCAAGTCCTGGCTCAGTGACGGGGAGGGTCTGGGGAAGCTCTGCCTTAGTGTTCTTTATGTTCGACAGCTTTAGAATACATTCTAATCAGCCCTCACTGGTTTTGTTTTCGCCTTCTGTGCAGATCTGGAGCCCATACAAGCAGCCAGGATGTACCGGAGATCTGGATGGTCGGATTGAGGATGATTCTCGCTGTCTCTATACCCACGAAGAGTACATCAGCCTTGTCCTGAACAGTGGGAGTGGCCTGTCCCACGACTACGCCAACCAGTCTGTGCAGGAAGACCCCCGGATGATGGCCTTCTTTGACTCCCTGGTGCGTCGCGAGATCGAGGGCTGGAGCTCCGACTCAGACAGCGACCTCAGCGAAAGCACCATCCTCCAGCTGCACGCAGGGGTCAGTGAGCGTTCGGGCTACACCGACTCCGAGTCCTCGGCCTCGCTGCCCCGCTCCCCTCCGCCCACAGTGGATGAGTCTGCTGACAGCGCCTTCCACCTGGGGCCCCTGCGGGTCACTGCCACAAATGTGGTGGCTTCAACTCCGCCACCGCCCACGTGCGAGGATGCCACCACTCGCCAGCAGCGCCTGTCTGCCCTGCGGCGCTACCAGGACAAACGCCTCCTGGCTCTTTCCAACGAGTCCGATTCAGAAGAGAACGCCTGTGAGGTTGAACTGGACACAGATCTCTTCCCCCGGCCACGGTCTCCCAGCCCTGAAGACGAGTCCAGCAGCTCCGGCAGCCCCAGCAGCTCCGAGGATGAGGAGGAGCTGAATGAACGGCGAGCGTCCACCCGGCAGCGGAACGCCATGCGGCGCCGGCAGAAGATGCCTCGAGAggagaggcctggtgccccgacCAAGCCCACTGACACCTGCATTGGAGAAGACAACTATGATTACCCCCAGATCAAAGTAGATGACCTCtcttcttcccccacctcctctcctgagCGGAACACGTCCACTCTGGAGATTCAGCCAAGCCGAGCATCGCCAACTTCCGACATAGAGTCAGTTGAGCGCAAGATCTATAAAGCTTACAAGTGGCTCCGCTACTCCTATATCTCCTACTCAAATAACAAAGAGGGAGAGAGCTCGCTTGTGTCTGGGGAGGCAGATGAAGGGAGAGCAGGAACCAGCCACAAAGACAACCCAGCCCCTTCTTCCAGTAAGGAAGCCTGTCTAAACACGACCATGGCCCAGAGGAGCCAGGACCTGCCCCCCGCAGGCCACAGCAAGGATGCTTTTAAAGAAGGGACTTCTGCCATAAATCCCAGCAATGGCCCAGGCCATGAGCCCAGCGGTCACCCTTGGGCTGAGGCACCAGAGGACACCTCTCAGGACACGAGTAACACTGGTGGCTCTGTAGAACACTCTTTTGAGACCAAGAAGCTCAATGGAAAGGCCCTGAGCAAGGCCCTGAGCAGCCGGGCTGAGGAGCCAccctcccctcctgtccccaAGGCATCTGGCTCCGCTCTCAGCAGCGGGTCTGGCAACTGTCTGAGGACCCAGTCTGATGACAGTGAGGAGAGGAGCCTCGAAACCATCTGTGCCAACCACAACAATGGGCGCTTACACCCCCGGCCCCCTCATCCCCACAGCAACGGGCAGAGCTTTGGGGAGCTGGAGGCGGTGGCCTGCTCGTCCCCAGGACGTTCGGACACTGATCATGATAACTTGTCCCTGACGGCGATGCTCCTACACAAAGATTGTTGTGGGTCTGAAATGACCTGTGAGACCCCCAGTGCTGGAACGAGAGAGGACCCCACTGACCCCCCAGACACAGACAGCAGCAGGGCTGTTCATGGCCATAGTGGCCTCAAAAGGCACCGAATCGAATTGGAAGACACAGATTCGGAGAATTCCTCctcagagaagaaattaaaaacatgataaatacaaagggaaaacaaaaagctaCGAAAAGtagctttataaaaatttttaaatcctgtttagtgaacacagaggaaaggaaaaatagtatTAAAGGCACATAAAACCAGGGCCTGAAGTTTTGTGTCTGATGCTGCTCCCTTCTATTCAACAATGGGTCTGATGTTTAGCTGGCCACTGGCTGTGCTGTGTTAAGAAAGGGAAACAAATCCAAGTGACTCCTTTCTAGTAAGACTTGAGCATAGTGTACCTGTGCAGATTCTGTTAAAGTAAATCCTCGTTGAGATGTTTGACTTGTTCTTGTGTGTGTGCGCTGGCATGTGTGAGCTCATTGTctcagacttttctttcttttctccatcagaAAGGATCTATGGATCTGTATTTTCTGCCATCTCACCCCATTTACATGCCATAGGTGTTCTGGTCTTAATAATGAGTGCCTGCTAAATCAGGTTGTGTTGCCAGTGAGTAGTGGATTTATGCTGAAAGAATGGAGACGAGAATGGAAATAGACCTTCAGCCCACTGGCTGTGCTGGAAAGGAAAGCATGGTTCCTTTCTTAAAGAAATCTTCCATGTTTTCTCAGTAGCACTTCTTCATTGATCATTTAATGTAGACGTACTAAAAGTGGAGCGTTTTTAATGCTAATGAGAGGTTAGCACTTAAGATCAGATTTGAGAGAACATAGATAGACCCCTGATAAATTTCACTGGTTGCAAATTGAGCGATGGCGCAATACCATACTGTAGGGAGGCCATAAAATATAACTAGTTGTGGGTAACACTTTAACAAGTTAGGTGCTAGTTCCTATGAGGCACTCAGAAAGCCAGCAGGCTCTTCCTGACCGCGTGTGGTGGCATCTAGGCATATTGAAAGAAGGGGAAAGACAGCTCTCAAGAGATTTGTGCTCAGACTACTAAAGTGAATGTTATAGGTGTGTTAATGAAGAAGTATAGGAAAGGGCAGAGTATGGTACTGCCTTCATTCAGTTCAACCCAAAATGGTCAGAATTGGTGGAACTGGCGTCTTCCCTCAGGCTTGCTGTCCACAGAGACTGTGGTGTTCTGACTGGATCTTGCAGAGCAGGAGGCATCTCGAAGTAACAGATTCTTATTGAGTAGGTCTGTTAGGAGGCAGAGAGTATGGAGAGAGGAGTCACTGGCTCTGTTTCATTAAGGTAGATAAAGATTGAGAGAGGAAAAGACCAGGAGCTTTTCAGCATTGCAGTGGTGGTCACACTCACTTGGTTATTAATGAAGGCCTGTACAAGACGGGAAGACCTAGGATGACAGATACCTTGTTGGTGTGGATGTCATGAAAAGGCAGGAGAATACTGGGAagaaatgagggagagagagaacactaCAACTTTCTTGAGCACAAAGGTGCTAGACAATTAGGAGACCAGCGGCACTGGCTTAGAGAGGACCTAGCATGTGACTGGTGTGGCCTCACTGATCCAGCGTTCTTTTTAGGGAAGGACCCGTCCTACTGGAACTGAGACCAAGGGGAGACAGCCTGTGGAGGATGATGACTTGGGTGAATTTAGTCACTGGGGGAAGGGGGGTTATTTATAAAGGAAGGTTGTTGATCTAAGCCAAAAGGAGATATCACCTTGCTAAGCTTTGTTAAAAGAAAGATGTGCCTGGTGTGTGTGATGTGACTTGGGTGTAAAAACATTGGCTTAGGAGAAGGAGACCAAGGAGTGTGAGTAGCAGTGGGGATGCTTACAAGTTAACAACTGTAATCTCACCGGGGAGTGGGAAAGTGATTCTGTAACCATTAGAATTACTTTAATCTGTAATCAAAACGGTTCTATGATTTGTCTTTGACTATTCACAGATAATTGTAAATTCTGGTTTTATAAGCCCAAGtcattttacatttgcttttccaaaatttattaaattggaattttttaatcctttatatacaaaaaaaaaagatataatcacTCAGTGTgtgtttctcttccccttcctagTCAGCATTCCCCTTCccaatctttttgttttatattatttaatctaGTCAGTAGCTAGCCACTTCTGACTTCTCTAAGGACAATCCGCATATCTTTCTGGAGAAGAAGTAAAGTTCCGCTGGGAACTAGCCACTTGGTAGTTACTGTTCCCAAATGCAGAACTTGGTCTTTTCATGTTAAGAGCCGTTATCTCATTTGGGTACTCAAAAGAGAAGTCAAAGTTCATTCTGGTTCAACTTTAGTATCCAAGAAAGACATTTTTAGCAAGGATGGCTTCCATCCTTGGGAGACATCCCAGGTTCAGCTTGCCAAGAGATGGGCCCCGCAGCATACCCACAGAAGCAGGCTGAGGAATGCTTGTCTCTGTAGCCATCCACTCTCATTTCCAGAAATCTCCTTTCTGATCATGGAGAGATCAGAAGTGGTAGTTCCTGCCACTACCACTTCCAGGGTCCCTTCGCCTAAACTTGAGACGCCAACTTTGGAggcacatttaatcctcagattCTTCCATGATAGGTATGTTTACTAACAGGGCAGATGGCACTGATTAGGTTATGAGCTATTCAAAAGTGCCTCTTACGGTTTTTTTCCTGCATCCtgtacataaaattttaagtggCTGGTCCAGATTTATAAAACCTTCCCTCCACTTTATTTTCCACCTGGTTTTGTAAATGATTCCCATGTCTCTAGGACAACAGGTAAATGAGTTAAATGAATAGTGGGCTTGGGGCAAAAGAAGGTTGCAACTGCGCTTGATTTACTAAGCCCGGAGTCCCTTGTTTGTCAAGGTGCCTTCCTCTGCTGAAGCCTTACCTCCTCACAAGCCCCACCTCTCTCCCGGCAACGCTAGCTCTTCTCTTGTGTATATGCAAATAAACCTATTATTCACTTCTAAtggcttcctcttctcttccaggGAAGACTTGGTTGCTTAGACACCCCTCCTCCTTCGtttctttcctgttttaattCTTGCCTAATTGAAAACTTGATTCAGAGCCACACTGAAGACTAGAAGAAAAACTGCGGTGCACTACATCTATGCCAATGATCATTGTCACTTCTAGGTGTTGGGACAAAGGTTACATTGG includes the following:
- the DCAF5 gene encoding DDB1- and CUL4-associated factor 5; amino-acid sequence: MKRRAGLGDSMRSVVGFLSQRGLHGDPLLTQDFQRRRLRGCRNLYKKDLLGHFGCVNAIEFSNNGGQWLVSGGDDRRVLLWHMEQAIHSRVKPIQLKGEHHSNIFCLAFNSGNTKVFSGGNDEQVILHDVESSETLDVFAHEDAVYGLSVSPVNDNIFASSSDDGRVLIWDIRESPHGEPFCLANYPSAFHSVMFNPVEPRLLATANSKEGVGLWDIRKPQSSLLRYGGNLSLQSAMSVRFNSNGTQLLALRRRLPPVLYDIHSRLPVFQFDNQGYFNSCTMKSCCFAGDRDQYILSGSDDFNLYMWRIPADPEAGGIGRVVNGAFMVLKGHRSIVNQVRFNPHTYMICSSGVEKIIKIWSPYKQPGCTGDLDGRIEDDSRCLYTHEEYISLVLNSGSGLSHDYANQSVQEDPRMMAFFDSLVRREIEGWSSDSDSDLSESTILQLHAGVSERSGYTDSESSASLPRSPPPTVDESADSAFHLGPLRVTATNVVASTPPPPTCEDATTRQQRLSALRRYQDKRLLALSNESDSEENACEVELDTDLFPRPRSPSPEDESSSSGSPSSSEDEEELNERRASTRQRNAMRRRQKMPREERPGAPTKPTDTCIGEDNYDYPQIKVDDLSSSPTSSPERNTSTLEIQPSRASPTSDIESVERKIYKAYKWLRYSYISYSNNKEGESSLVSGEADEGRAGTSHKDNPAPSSSKEACLNTTMAQRSQDLPPAGHSKDAFKEGTSAINPSNGPGHEPSGHPWAEAPEDTSQDTSNTGGSVEHSFETKKLNGKALSKALSSRAEEPPSPPVPKASGSALSSGSGNCLRTQSDDSEERSLETICANHNNGRLHPRPPHPHSNGQSFGELEAVACSSPGRSDTDHDNLSLTAMLLHKDCCGSEMTCETPSAGTREDPTDPPDTDSSRAVHGHSGLKRHRIELEDTDSENSSSEKKLKT